The following are from one region of the Paraglaciecola sp. L1A13 genome:
- a CDS encoding ATP-binding protein, with translation MVALLQLGVDYFQLEMGIISEIRDADYIVRHAISPDNSLLSGTTFNLADTYCVHTLGTNQALSFYHAGNSHIAQHPCYLNFGLESYIGAPLLVEGKRFGTINFSASAPRNQPFSAEEHDFIEILSHWVGNEIAGHEKFTLLQEQQKMMARQQDVLEQMGQVAGVGAWELDLIEGKLFWSAVTKKIHEVDDDFVPDLVNGLNFYKKGENQARITASVQKVIERGGHFSGEFEIITQKGTAKWAAVKGKAELENGKCVRLVGAFQDITEQIYYREQLEKRHQELSLALEARSLFLANMSHEIRTPINGVLGMIQILEASALVPEQQRFLGLAKDSATSLLGIINDILDFTKIDSGNLTLENVPVDLKHVLNNCVDIFKPIAKDKSIEVIKNFDDINNVVVVTDPTRIRQICSNLLSNAMKFTHHGQVSIATQLTLRSQNQASLTITVKDTGVGITEKQQALLFSPFSQADVSTTRKFGGTGLGLSITRKICQLMGGDVSVQSIANKGSTFSANVEVGIRLEEAQAIGSSSLQSKTTDLHHLRVLVVEDNEINQVVISEMLKQRDISYDIVNDGVEALAILEHESKQARFFSLILMDCQMPNMDGYQATQHIRQLTSSVASIPIIALTANAMSEEREKCFACGMNEYLSKPVEQTRLYSMLEKFA, from the coding sequence ATGGTGGCATTGCTGCAATTAGGTGTGGATTATTTTCAGCTTGAAATGGGTATTATTAGTGAAATTCGGGATGCAGACTACATTGTCCGTCATGCTATCTCCCCAGATAATTCGCTTCTTAGTGGTACCACTTTCAACCTAGCCGATACGTACTGTGTGCATACGTTAGGCACTAATCAAGCGCTATCTTTTTACCATGCAGGCAATAGTCATATTGCCCAGCACCCATGCTACTTAAACTTTGGACTAGAGAGCTATATCGGCGCCCCTCTTTTGGTCGAAGGAAAGCGTTTTGGTACGATTAATTTTTCAGCAAGCGCCCCCCGTAATCAGCCATTTAGCGCAGAAGAACACGACTTTATAGAAATACTTTCACACTGGGTCGGCAACGAAATAGCGGGGCATGAAAAGTTTACCCTGCTGCAAGAACAACAGAAAATGATGGCTCGTCAGCAAGATGTCTTGGAACAAATGGGGCAGGTAGCAGGAGTGGGCGCCTGGGAACTTGATTTAATTGAAGGGAAATTGTTTTGGTCAGCTGTAACTAAAAAAATCCATGAGGTAGACGATGATTTTGTACCGGATTTAGTAAACGGATTAAATTTTTATAAAAAGGGAGAAAATCAAGCGCGTATTACCGCATCGGTTCAAAAAGTGATTGAACGGGGGGGGCATTTTTCTGGCGAATTTGAGATTATTACCCAAAAAGGAACGGCTAAATGGGCCGCTGTGAAGGGCAAAGCAGAATTAGAAAATGGGAAATGTGTTAGGTTAGTTGGCGCATTCCAAGATATAACAGAACAAATCTATTATCGGGAGCAATTAGAAAAGAGACACCAAGAACTGTCATTAGCGCTTGAGGCCCGCAGTTTATTTTTAGCTAATATGAGTCATGAAATTCGCACGCCGATTAATGGTGTGCTCGGCATGATACAAATATTGGAAGCGTCTGCACTTGTTCCTGAACAACAACGTTTTTTAGGCTTAGCCAAAGATAGTGCCACGTCTTTACTCGGCATTATCAATGATATTTTAGATTTTACTAAGATTGATTCAGGTAATTTAACGCTCGAAAATGTGCCGGTTGATCTTAAACACGTGCTCAATAATTGTGTCGATATTTTCAAACCTATAGCGAAGGATAAATCAATCGAGGTAATAAAAAACTTTGATGACATTAATAATGTTGTCGTTGTTACTGACCCAACGCGTATACGCCAGATTTGTTCTAACTTGCTGTCAAACGCAATGAAATTCACTCATCATGGGCAGGTTAGTATAGCCACCCAACTGACCTTGCGGAGCCAAAACCAAGCCTCGTTAACCATCACAGTAAAAGACACGGGAGTTGGGATCACTGAAAAGCAACAAGCACTCCTGTTTTCACCTTTTAGCCAAGCAGATGTATCCACTACCCGCAAATTCGGTGGCACCGGACTTGGCCTGTCTATTACTCGCAAAATATGCCAATTAATGGGGGGAGATGTCAGTGTTCAGAGCATTGCAAATAAAGGCAGCACCTTCAGCGCAAATGTTGAGGTGGGTATTCGCCTCGAAGAAGCACAAGCAATAGGTTCATCCTCTTTGCAATCAAAAACGACCGATTTACACCATCTTAGAGTGTTGGTCGTTGAAGATAATGAAATCAACCAAGTGGTGATAAGTGAAATGTTAAAGCAACGAGACATTTCCTATGACATCGTCAACGATGGAGTAGAAGCCTTAGCCATACTTGAGCATGAGTCAAAACAAGCTCGCTTTTTCTCGTTGATACTAATGGATTGCCAAATGCCAAACATGGATGGCTATCAAGCTACGCAACATATTCGGCAGCTAACAAGCTCCGTTGCGTCCATTCCTATTATAGCCTTGACCGCCAATGCAATGTCAGAAGAGCGTGAAAAGTGTTTTGCCTGTGGTATGAATGAATATTTGTCTAAACCTGTAGAACAGACACGATTATATTCAATGTTAGAAAAGTTTGCTTAA
- a CDS encoding NADP-dependent oxidoreductase, with protein sequence MLAKRPNGEPQNEDFRIEEQPLSELAEGEILVRTLWLSLDPYMRPRMNDMKSYAAPTPIGGTMTGEVVGEVMESRSDNYAVGDRITAYGGWQEYFIKPDDAPMMYKIQAAGIPLQAYLGAAGMTGRTAYFGLNEIGKPQKGDTLVVSAASGAVGGIVGQLGKMHGCKVVGIAGGSEKCKFVVEELGFDACVDYKAGNLEKDLQQACPDGIDIYFENVGGAVTRAVAKLMNPGARVPICGYVSNYNDTDLSKVQTPQDILAKSPNPPAARFFVQTEWQDQHQETTQKLAQWVKEGKLVYRESIAEGIEQSIPAFQGMLTGKNFGKQLVRISAE encoded by the coding sequence GTGTTAGCTAAAAGGCCAAATGGCGAGCCGCAAAATGAAGACTTTAGAATTGAAGAGCAACCCCTGTCAGAACTAGCTGAAGGTGAAATACTCGTCCGTACTCTGTGGTTATCTTTGGACCCTTATATGCGCCCACGTATGAATGACATGAAGTCATATGCAGCGCCAACTCCTATCGGCGGCACCATGACGGGCGAAGTTGTTGGGGAAGTAATGGAGTCTCGTTCAGATAATTATGCTGTGGGCGACCGTATTACTGCTTATGGCGGCTGGCAGGAATATTTTATCAAACCCGATGACGCGCCAATGATGTATAAAATACAGGCTGCTGGCATTCCTCTGCAAGCTTACCTTGGTGCAGCAGGCATGACTGGTCGTACAGCTTATTTCGGACTAAACGAAATCGGTAAACCACAAAAAGGCGATACGTTAGTAGTCTCAGCTGCCTCAGGTGCAGTTGGCGGGATTGTAGGTCAATTAGGCAAGATGCATGGCTGCAAAGTCGTTGGTATTGCAGGTGGCAGTGAAAAATGTAAATTTGTTGTTGAAGAGCTAGGCTTTGACGCCTGCGTCGACTACAAAGCAGGAAACCTCGAAAAAGACTTACAACAAGCCTGTCCTGATGGTATAGATATATATTTCGAAAATGTTGGTGGCGCTGTAACGCGCGCCGTTGCTAAATTAATGAATCCTGGCGCAAGAGTTCCAATATGTGGTTATGTTTCTAATTATAATGATACCGACCTAAGTAAGGTACAAACGCCTCAAGATATTCTAGCGAAATCCCCCAACCCACCAGCAGCCCGCTTTTTTGTACAAACTGAATGGCAAGATCAGCACCAAGAGACTACCCAGAAATTGGCGCAATGGGTCAAGGAAGGCAAACTGGTATACCGTGAATCCATAGCTGAGGGCATTGAACAATCAATACCGGCGTTTCAAGGTATGCTGACAGGCAAAAATTTTGGCAAACAATTGGTGCGTATTTCAGCTGAGTGA
- a CDS encoding SDR family NAD(P)-dependent oxidoreductase yields the protein MKNLFSVTGKVAVVTGGSSGIGAMIARGFVESGVKTYITARKLEQLEQTATELSVLGECIAIQSDLSTMAGVDAFADEMLKREPKIDILINNAGAAWGAPVEEFPEAGWDKVMDLNVKSIFFLSKRLLPALRLAGDADEPSRIVNIASVNGLTHPHMNNYSYSASKAAVIQMTRHMAADLRPSNVNINGIAPGFFPSNMTKHVLPHEQEIVKNLPARKIGELADIAGTAIYLCSRASNYVCGHTVVLDGGQVANAG from the coding sequence ATGAAAAATTTATTTTCAGTTACCGGCAAAGTCGCCGTAGTGACCGGTGGGTCAAGCGGAATAGGCGCCATGATTGCGCGTGGTTTCGTCGAAAGTGGCGTCAAAACCTATATTACTGCACGTAAACTTGAACAGCTTGAGCAAACTGCTACTGAACTATCTGTTTTAGGCGAATGTATAGCCATTCAATCAGATTTATCAACGATGGCCGGAGTTGACGCTTTTGCAGATGAAATGCTTAAAAGAGAGCCTAAAATCGACATACTAATTAATAATGCAGGGGCGGCCTGGGGAGCGCCCGTTGAGGAGTTCCCTGAAGCAGGTTGGGATAAGGTAATGGATTTAAACGTGAAATCTATTTTCTTTCTAAGCAAACGTTTATTGCCGGCATTACGCTTAGCTGGCGACGCAGATGAACCTTCACGGATTGTAAATATTGCGTCCGTCAATGGGCTCACCCATCCGCACATGAACAATTATTCTTATTCGGCTAGTAAAGCTGCTGTGATTCAAATGACACGTCATATGGCAGCAGATCTTCGTCCAAGCAACGTTAATATTAATGGTATTGCTCCTGGATTTTTCCCTAGCAACATGACGAAACACGTTCTACCACATGAACAGGAAATCGTGAAAAATCTACCCGCTCGAAAAATTGGCGAACTAGCTGATATTGCCGGCACTGCAATTTACCTTTGCTCCCGTGCGAGCAACTATGTTTGCGGACACACTGTTGTTTTAGATGGTGGCCAAGTAGCAAATGCAGGTTAA
- a CDS encoding endo-1,4-beta-xylanase, producing MVSSITLASTLKEHFADQFLLGSAINSAQAQQSEEDTDTVIQQQFNTITPENELKWERIHPKPDSFDFTLADQYVRYGAAHHMFTIGHTLVWHSQTPDWVFEDEHGLPLTRDALLARMQHHISTVVGRYKGKIKGWDVVNEALNEDGTLRDSKWRQIIGDDFIEKAFVYAHDADPDAELYYNDYNLYKPEKSAGAAKLIKLLQDKGIQIHGVGLQGHYSLTHPALNELDDALNLFASLGIKSMITELDVSVLPFPSEAEQGADISQDLALQKTLNPYPDALPKAVQDALGERYKDIFALFLKHQSTISRVTFWGVNDANSWRNNWPMRGRTDYPLLFDRNNQPKVAYDALLSMPVQNLAD from the coding sequence ATGGTAAGCTCAATCACCTTGGCATCGACACTAAAAGAACATTTTGCGGATCAGTTTCTATTGGGCAGTGCCATCAATAGCGCTCAAGCCCAACAAAGTGAAGAAGACACCGACACCGTAATTCAACAGCAATTCAATACCATCACCCCAGAGAACGAACTCAAGTGGGAACGCATTCACCCCAAACCTGATAGCTTTGATTTCACCTTGGCTGACCAATACGTTCGTTACGGGGCTGCCCACCATATGTTTACCATAGGACATACGTTAGTTTGGCACAGCCAAACACCTGACTGGGTATTCGAAGATGAGCATGGTCTGCCCTTAACCCGAGACGCATTGTTGGCGCGAATGCAACATCATATCAGCACCGTAGTCGGCAGATATAAGGGGAAAATCAAAGGTTGGGATGTCGTTAACGAAGCATTAAACGAAGACGGCACGCTACGAGACTCGAAATGGCGCCAAATCATCGGCGATGACTTTATTGAAAAAGCCTTTGTATATGCTCATGATGCTGACCCTGATGCCGAACTGTACTACAACGATTACAACCTTTATAAACCTGAAAAAAGCGCGGGTGCAGCAAAATTAATTAAGTTGTTGCAAGACAAAGGGATTCAAATACATGGCGTTGGCTTGCAAGGGCATTATTCACTCACTCATCCAGCATTGAATGAGTTAGATGACGCCCTTAATCTTTTCGCTAGTCTTGGCATAAAGTCAATGATCACCGAGTTGGATGTATCGGTATTACCTTTCCCCAGCGAAGCTGAACAAGGTGCCGATATTAGCCAAGATTTAGCCTTACAAAAAACACTAAACCCCTACCCAGATGCCTTACCAAAGGCAGTACAAGACGCGTTAGGCGAGCGTTATAAAGATATCTTTGCACTATTTTTAAAACATCAGTCAACCATCTCTCGCGTGACATTCTGGGGAGTAAATGATGCAAATAGTTGGCGTAATAACTGGCCAATGCGTGGACGGACCGATTACCCTCTTTTATTCGATCGAAACAATCAGCCGAAAGTGGCTTATGATGCGCTGTTGAGTATGCCAGTACAAAACCTAGCCGACTAA
- a CDS encoding IS110 family transposase, translating to MKCNLVSIDLAKNVFQLCALDEQNNVIFNKQIRRDKLLHELRQIEPTLVVMEACYSANPWGRRFKALGHTVKCIPAHVVKPFVRGNKNDANDALAIAEAARRPNVRFVEIKSVEQQDVQSLQRIRERLLKNRIGDSNQLRGLLAEYGIVLPVKHGALKKYVPDILEDAENELSITARHFIERLHNNVQALTTQIEEVDGILISLLKDNKAYQRILNVPGVGAKVAATFLASVNDIHVFKNGRQFAAWIGLTPAQYASGDKSRMGGITKRGNQSLRKMLILGARAVLNWCDKTNDNLRRWAQHIKKRMHGCKAVVALANKLARIIWVVMAKEVEFDVKKACA from the coding sequence ATGAAATGTAACCTAGTTAGCATTGATTTAGCAAAGAATGTGTTCCAGTTATGCGCCTTAGATGAGCAAAACAATGTGATATTCAATAAACAAATAAGAAGAGATAAGTTGCTCCATGAGTTGCGCCAAATAGAGCCGACCTTAGTTGTGATGGAAGCTTGTTATTCAGCTAACCCTTGGGGTCGTAGGTTCAAGGCGCTAGGCCATACGGTAAAATGCATTCCTGCTCATGTGGTTAAGCCTTTTGTGCGGGGCAATAAAAATGATGCCAACGATGCGCTAGCGATTGCCGAAGCCGCACGGCGACCCAATGTGCGTTTTGTTGAAATAAAATCTGTTGAGCAACAAGACGTTCAGTCGCTACAGCGTATCCGTGAACGATTACTCAAGAATAGAATTGGAGATAGTAATCAACTCAGAGGACTACTAGCTGAATACGGTATTGTCTTACCCGTTAAACACGGTGCGCTTAAAAAGTATGTGCCGGATATCCTAGAAGATGCTGAGAATGAATTGAGTATTACGGCCAGGCATTTCATTGAGCGTTTACATAACAATGTACAGGCGTTAACGACGCAAATAGAAGAAGTGGATGGAATATTAATTTCACTACTCAAAGATAATAAGGCTTATCAACGTATATTAAACGTGCCTGGTGTCGGGGCTAAAGTGGCTGCGACATTCTTAGCCAGCGTGAACGATATCCACGTCTTTAAAAATGGTCGGCAATTTGCTGCCTGGATTGGTTTAACCCCTGCACAGTATGCCAGTGGGGATAAATCACGCATGGGAGGTATCACCAAACGGGGCAACCAAAGCTTACGTAAAATGTTAATTTTGGGCGCTCGGGCGGTATTGAATTGGTGCGACAAAACAAATGACAACCTGAGACGCTGGGCACAACATATCAAAAAACGCATGCATGGCTGTAAAGCTGTAGTGGCATTGGCGAATAAACTGGCAAGAATTATTTGGGTAGTCATGGCAAAAGAAGTCGAATTTGACGTCAAAAAAGCATGTGCATAA
- the poxB gene encoding ubiquinone-dependent pyruvate dehydrogenase: protein MSQSIASFITQTLEQAGVKRIWGVTGDSLNGISDSLRKMGTIEWLGTRHEESAAFAAGAEAHISGELAVCAGSCGPGNLHLINGLFDCHRNKVPVLAIAAHIPSSEIGSNYFQETHPQELFKECSVFCELVSSPEQMPYLLETAMRQAILHNDVSVLVLPGDIALKAMPETTKQKWNVPKPATYNPALADIEAMATHLNNSRKVTLLCGAGCKDAHDEIIALAAKLQAPIVHAMRGKEFLEYDNPYDVGMTGFIGFSSGYHAMQQADTLLMIGTSFPYRAFYPENSIILQIDNQPASLGRHVQIDCGVLGDTKSTVTTLLEQITGERSSAHLNQCVKNYQRSRKELDLLATGKTSQKLIHPQYLTRLIDEQSAENTIFTCDVGTPTVWAARYLTMNGRRRLIGSFNHGSMANALSQAMGAQSIDRSRQVIAMCGDGGFSMLMGDLLSLKQLNLPIKIVVFNNRSLSFVAMEMKAAGFLSSDTDLDNPSFAKIAQACGLKGIHVDDPEKLPAAITEMMTHSGPVVLEVDTAKQELVMPPEIKLEQAKGFSVYMMKALINGKGNEIIELSKTNWLR, encoded by the coding sequence ATGAGTCAAAGTATCGCAAGTTTTATCACTCAAACCCTTGAGCAAGCCGGCGTAAAACGTATTTGGGGGGTCACTGGCGATTCACTTAATGGGATCAGTGATAGTCTGCGGAAAATGGGAACAATAGAATGGTTAGGAACACGCCACGAAGAGTCCGCAGCTTTCGCTGCTGGGGCAGAAGCACATATCTCAGGAGAACTCGCCGTCTGTGCAGGTTCTTGTGGTCCGGGCAATCTTCATTTAATTAACGGCCTGTTCGATTGCCATCGCAATAAAGTGCCCGTATTGGCGATTGCAGCTCATATTCCATCATCTGAAATTGGTAGCAATTATTTTCAAGAAACGCATCCACAAGAATTATTCAAAGAATGCAGTGTTTTTTGTGAATTAGTGTCTAGTCCTGAACAAATGCCATACCTGCTCGAAACTGCAATGCGCCAAGCCATATTGCACAATGATGTGAGTGTGTTAGTGCTTCCGGGTGATATCGCACTGAAGGCGATGCCTGAAACGACTAAACAAAAATGGAATGTCCCAAAACCCGCAACGTATAACCCTGCTTTAGCTGATATCGAAGCCATGGCAACTCATTTAAACAACAGTCGAAAAGTAACCTTACTGTGTGGTGCTGGTTGTAAAGATGCCCACGATGAAATTATTGCTTTAGCGGCTAAGCTTCAGGCTCCCATTGTGCACGCGATGCGCGGTAAAGAGTTTCTGGAATACGACAACCCTTACGATGTAGGAATGACGGGATTTATCGGCTTTTCCTCTGGCTACCATGCTATGCAACAAGCAGATACCTTACTGATGATAGGCACCAGTTTCCCCTACCGAGCCTTTTATCCAGAAAATAGCATCATCTTGCAAATTGATAATCAACCAGCATCGCTCGGACGACATGTGCAGATTGATTGTGGTGTATTGGGCGATACTAAAAGTACCGTGACCACACTACTCGAGCAGATTACAGGTGAGCGCTCTAGCGCGCATTTAAACCAGTGTGTGAAAAATTATCAGCGCTCCCGAAAAGAGTTAGATCTACTGGCAACGGGTAAAACGTCGCAAAAGTTGATTCACCCGCAGTACCTAACACGTCTAATCGATGAACAGTCCGCGGAAAATACCATCTTTACCTGCGATGTTGGCACACCAACAGTTTGGGCTGCCCGCTATTTAACAATGAATGGTCGACGCCGTTTAATTGGATCTTTTAACCACGGCTCAATGGCGAATGCACTGTCACAAGCTATGGGTGCGCAGTCTATCGACCGCAGTCGTCAGGTGATTGCCATGTGTGGTGATGGCGGATTCTCGATGTTGATGGGAGATCTACTCTCATTAAAGCAACTTAACTTGCCGATTAAAATCGTTGTATTTAACAACCGCTCTCTTAGCTTTGTTGCCATGGAAATGAAAGCCGCTGGCTTCTTATCAAGCGATACTGACTTAGACAATCCAAGCTTTGCCAAAATCGCTCAGGCCTGTGGTCTGAAAGGGATCCATGTGGACGACCCAGAAAAATTACCTGCCGCCATAACCGAAATGATGACGCATTCAGGGCCGGTCGTCCTTGAAGTGGACACAGCAAAACAAGAGCTTGTGATGCCACCGGAAATAAAGCTTGAACAAGCTAAAGGTTTTAGCGTTTACATGATGAAAGCACTAATAAATGGTAAAGGTAATGAAATTATCGAGCTAAGCAAAACGAACTGGCTACGCTAA
- a CDS encoding LysR family transcriptional regulator, protein MINPIWLKTFCTLADLGHFTQTAHALFMTQSGVSQQIKKLEQQLATPLLIRDGKSFTLTDAGMQLHRDGRKLLQATELLEQNIKQDDPFSGQVRIATPGSVGLALYPFLLGLQQQHPKLSVFHSFAPNKSIERDVSQRQVDVGIMTQPSSTAEVLTDAIAQESLVLVTNNRTQDINWQVLQQLGFISHPDGHHHCQALLSKNFTQFEHPTQFQEKGFSNQISLILEPVSRGFGFTVLPLHGAKAFHDQTRIRIHPLAHPVNETLYLCRHAQVTQSQRLHYVSKQIKAVLQSKNNSQH, encoded by the coding sequence ATGATAAATCCCATCTGGTTAAAAACATTTTGCACCTTAGCGGACTTGGGTCACTTTACCCAAACGGCCCACGCTCTGTTTATGACCCAATCTGGCGTTAGCCAGCAAATCAAAAAATTAGAACAGCAACTGGCCACTCCCTTACTCATTCGTGATGGTAAGTCTTTCACCTTGACCGACGCAGGTATGCAACTTCATCGCGATGGTCGAAAGTTATTACAAGCGACTGAATTACTTGAGCAAAATATTAAGCAGGATGATCCATTTAGTGGGCAAGTACGCATAGCCACGCCGGGTAGCGTAGGTCTAGCGTTATATCCATTTTTACTCGGCTTACAACAACAACATCCAAAGCTGAGTGTGTTTCACTCATTCGCGCCGAACAAGAGTATCGAACGAGATGTCAGTCAAAGACAAGTTGATGTAGGCATAATGACCCAGCCCAGTTCGACTGCTGAGGTACTCACTGATGCCATCGCCCAGGAGTCGCTTGTATTGGTAACAAACAATCGCACCCAAGATATTAACTGGCAAGTTTTGCAGCAATTGGGCTTTATTTCTCATCCAGACGGGCACCATCATTGCCAAGCGCTTTTGAGCAAAAACTTCACTCAATTCGAACACCCTACTCAGTTTCAAGAGAAAGGTTTTTCCAATCAAATAAGCCTGATATTAGAGCCGGTCAGTCGCGGTTTTGGCTTCACTGTTTTGCCTCTGCATGGAGCCAAGGCATTTCACGACCAAACCCGTATTCGCATTCACCCCTTAGCACATCCGGTCAATGAAACTTTATATCTTTGTCGTCACGCGCAGGTCACGCAAAGCCAGCGCCTACACTATGTCAGCAAGCAAATTAAAGCCGTTTTACAATCAAAAAATAATTCACAGCACTAG
- a CDS encoding lactoylglutathione lyase family protein: MTNPYPRTFSHIGISVPDVEKAVEFYTKVLGWYLIMQPTEIVEDDSPIGEMCTDVFGANWKKFKIAHMSTGDRVGVEVFEFANQKDPEDNFEYWKTGVFHFCVQDPNLEELADAIVAAGGKKRMAEPRYYYPGEKPYRMIYMEDPFGNILEIYSHSYELTYAAGAY, translated from the coding sequence ATGACGAATCCTTATCCACGTACGTTTTCTCATATCGGAATTTCTGTTCCCGATGTTGAAAAAGCCGTTGAGTTTTACACTAAAGTCCTTGGCTGGTATTTGATTATGCAGCCAACAGAGATCGTTGAAGACGATAGCCCAATCGGTGAAATGTGTACCGACGTTTTTGGCGCAAACTGGAAGAAGTTCAAAATTGCTCATATGTCTACAGGTGATAGGGTGGGGGTTGAAGTATTTGAGTTTGCAAACCAGAAAGACCCAGAGGATAACTTTGAGTACTGGAAAACCGGTGTCTTCCATTTCTGTGTACAGGATCCCAATCTTGAAGAACTCGCAGACGCTATTGTTGCCGCCGGGGGTAAAAAACGTATGGCAGAACCTCGCTATTACTATCCAGGTGAAAAACCATACCGCATGATTTATATGGAAGACCCGTTTGGTAATATTTTAGAAATATACAGCCACAGCTATGAGTTGACGTACGCCGCTGGAGCCTACTAA
- a CDS encoding LysR family transcriptional regulator translates to MSISFNGIIEFVAVAETQGFSAAARKLNVNVSHISRKVAALEKELGVSLLARSTRTVRLTDAGQAYFSRCQELVNGLQEANETVFDKQVELSGTLKVSAAGEFAEQHIAPLLMEFAQLHPKLAIEMDFNSQMVNFIDDAFDFSIRYGPMKDSNLIARKLTNRSLVAAASQAYLNKQGTPVHPDELPKHHCLMTNNSTWFFTHQEKQLEVKLDARWRSNSGRSVVSACERGLGIAYMPRSSYGDALKNGNLVPILEPFWNRDIATWIVYANRNFLPAKARLAINFLLKKFAHWQE, encoded by the coding sequence ATGAGTATTAGCTTCAATGGGATCATCGAGTTTGTGGCAGTAGCTGAAACACAGGGATTTTCTGCCGCCGCACGTAAACTAAACGTCAATGTGTCACACATTAGCCGAAAGGTAGCTGCCTTGGAAAAAGAACTTGGGGTATCACTGCTGGCCCGTAGCACACGAACAGTGCGCTTAACCGATGCGGGACAAGCTTATTTCAGCCGTTGCCAAGAGTTAGTGAACGGCTTACAAGAAGCCAATGAAACCGTATTCGATAAGCAGGTAGAATTAAGTGGCACCTTAAAAGTTTCAGCCGCGGGGGAATTTGCCGAGCAACATATTGCCCCATTACTAATGGAGTTTGCTCAATTGCATCCCAAACTAGCCATAGAAATGGACTTCAATTCGCAAATGGTCAACTTCATCGACGATGCCTTTGATTTTTCTATTCGATATGGGCCGATGAAAGACTCAAACTTGATTGCCCGAAAGTTAACCAACCGCTCCTTGGTTGCCGCTGCCAGTCAAGCCTATCTCAACAAACAGGGTACTCCTGTTCACCCTGATGAACTTCCTAAGCATCACTGCCTAATGACGAACAACAGTACCTGGTTTTTTACTCACCAAGAAAAACAACTTGAGGTAAAGCTGGATGCTAGATGGCGTTCAAACAGTGGCCGCAGTGTGGTATCAGCCTGTGAACGCGGTCTAGGCATTGCCTATATGCCCCGCTCAAGCTATGGCGATGCGCTAAAAAATGGCAACTTAGTACCCATTCTTGAACCGTTCTGGAATCGGGATATTGCCACATGGATTGTTTATGCTAATCGCAATTTTCTGCCAGCCAAGGCTCGCCTAGCGATTAATTTTTTACTGAAAAAATTTGCTCACTGGCAAGAGTAA
- a CDS encoding type 1 glutamine amidotransferase domain-containing protein, with translation MKNVLIILTNHGTLGTTDEANGTFSPELTHALHAFLAAGYRYDLVSIKGGNAPVYGVEMDDDQINSDVFKAEDLATKLANTKKASDVNTDDYDAVFYPGGFGLLSDLAEDENVAKLTATLFENGAVVGAVCHGPAGLLPIKLSNGKYLIEDIMVTGFTREEEVEYDTINKIPFLLEEALTRRAGQYSKIAPWGEYVVKQDRVITGQNPASAGAVGQAMVERLAQ, from the coding sequence ATGAAAAATGTACTTATTATTTTGACTAACCATGGCACGCTAGGAACAACTGACGAAGCTAACGGAACCTTCTCTCCTGAATTGACCCATGCATTACATGCATTTTTGGCAGCAGGTTATCGCTACGACTTGGTTTCTATCAAGGGCGGAAATGCACCGGTCTATGGTGTTGAAATGGACGACGACCAGATAAACAGCGATGTGTTCAAAGCTGAAGATCTGGCTACCAAATTAGCCAATACCAAAAAAGCCAGTGATGTGAACACAGATGATTATGATGCGGTATTTTATCCAGGCGGTTTCGGTTTATTATCTGATCTGGCCGAAGACGAAAATGTTGCGAAGCTAACGGCCACCTTGTTTGAGAATGGCGCAGTTGTGGGTGCGGTATGTCACGGCCCAGCAGGTTTATTACCGATTAAATTGTCTAATGGCAAATACCTAATTGAAGACATTATGGTGACCGGTTTCACTCGTGAAGAAGAAGTGGAATATGACACCATCAACAAAATCCCTTTCTTGTTAGAAGAAGCGCTGACGCGAAGAGCTGGCCAATACTCTAAAATCGCCCCTTGGGGAGAATATGTGGTTAAACAGGACCGCGTGATCACCGGCCAAAACCCTGCTTCAGCTGGCGCAGTTGGTCAAGCAATGGTTGAGCGTTTAGCCCAGTAA